GCGCTGGCCAGGGCCACCCGGTCGTAGCGGGGGTCTTGGCGGAAGAGGTAGAGGAGGGAGTACAGGAAGGTCACGAAGAAGGCCAGATACCCAAGCCAAGCCCCGGGCACGTGCAGATACATAATGCGGGCCAGGTACCCCTGGTTCACGTCCGGCGGGGCGGAGAGGGCCAGGTAAAGCCCCACCGGCAAAAGGAGGAGCCCCAGGCCCAAGAAAGCCCAGGTGAGGGCGTCCGGTCGTTCAGGGTGTGCCGCCTTTAGCATCGCTTGCCTCCACGAACCTAAGCATAGCCGCCTCTTGGGTGAAAAATCTGTGGCCCTCTACCCTTCCATCACCACGGGGAAGAGGAGGGCTCCCGCGGTGAGGTAGACCACGTCAAAGACCAAAAGGAGCTGCCACCAAGAGGCCACCTCCACCAGGGGAAGCCCCTCCAAAAGCCCCGCCGTGGCCCGGACCCCCGCCAGGACCACGGGCACCACCAGGGAGAAGAGGAGGAGGGGCAAAAGCACCTCCCGCCCCCGTAGCCGGGCGAGGAGCCCGGCGTAAAAAGTGGCCACGCTGGCGTAGCCAAGCCCCCCCAGGGCCAGGGTAAGGAAAAGGGGTAGGGCCTTTTCCAAGGGCAAATAGAAGAGCAAAGCGGCAAGGAAAAGGGCTAAAGCGGAAAAGGGCAAGAGGAGGAGCATTTGGAAGAGGAGCTTCCCGAAGTAAACCCACTCCTTGCCCCCGGGGGTGAGGAGGAGGTCATCCAAGGTGGCGTCCTCCACCTCTAAGGCGAAGGCCCGGCCCGAAAGGAGAGTGGCCAGGAAGGCCAAGGCCACCCACAAGACCCCGGGGGCGGCCCGGCGCAAGGTCCCCTCCTCCGGGCCCAGGGCCAAGGCCATGATGAAGAGCATCACCGCCAAGAAGGTCAGGGCGGAAAGCACCCCCGCCCGGTCCCGCACCTCCAGGCGAAGGTCCCGCAGGGCCAAAAGCCAGACCCGCCCCACCTCCAGGCCCCTCCTCTCCCCACCCCTTTGCGTTTCCGCCCTCACGCCGCCCCCAGCCAGAGGATCCGGTCCGCCGCCACCTCCGCCAAGGCCCGGTCGTGGGTGGCGAAGACCACCCCGCCCCGCTCCCGGGCCCGGGCCAAGGCCCTAAGGAGGAGTTCTCGCCCCTCCTGGTCCAAGGCGGTTTCCGGCTCGTCCAAAAGCCAAAGGTCGGGGGAAAGGAGCTCCAGGCGGGCCAAGGCCAAGCGCTTTTTCATGCCGCTGGAGAAGGCAGCGAGGGGCAGGTCCTCCGGCAGGCCATACCGGGCCAAGGCCTCGCGCCAGTCCCCCTTGCCGCCGTGGAAGGCCAGGTCGTAGAAGAGGTGTTCCTTGGCGGTGAGGTGGCGGTGGAAGGCGGGGGGGTTGGCGAGGAAAAGGGCCCTCCCCTCCCGCACCACCCGGCCCCGAGTGGGCTTCAAGAGCCCCGCCATGAGCCGCAAAAGGGTGGTCTTGCCCGAGCCGTTGGGGCCCAGAAGGGCCACAACTTCGCCCCGGGCCAGGGAAAGGTTAAGGTCCCTTAGGACCCACTCCCGACCGAAGCGCTTGGAAACGGCCTCGAGGCGCAACATACTCCCTTCAGTCTAGGGGTATCCCCCGGGGACAAGGGTCCCTAGAGGTACTTCTGTAGCCACTCCGGCGTGATGCGCAGGAAGAAGGTGTTCAAGGCGGAGTACGTCCCGGTGAAGAGGAGCACTCCCACGAGGACGAGCACCACCCCGGCGAAGACCTCCACGTAATGGGAGAGCCTCCCCGCCCGCCTTAGCCACCCCTTGAGCCTTTCGGCGAAGAGGGCCACCAGGAGGAAGGGGACCGCAAGCCCCAGGATGTACGCCAGCAGGAAGCCCACCCCACCCCCCACGGCGGTGAGGGTAAGGATGGCCCCTAGGATGGGGCCGATGCAGGGGGTCCAGCCCAAGGCCAAGGTGGCCCCAAGCAGGAAGGCTCCCAAGGGGCGGCCCGTTTCCCCTTCGTAGCGGAGGGATACCCCCCACTTGGGCCTGAGGCCCAGCATGTAAAGCCCAAAGAGGACCAGGACCACCCCCCCCACCCGGGCCAGGGTCTGGCGGTGTTCAAAAAGAAGCCCCCCAAGAAGGGTAAAGGGAAGCCCCAGGAGGAAAAACACCGCCCCAAAGCCCAAGACGAAGAAGAGGGCGTTAAAGAGGGGGCGCCCCCTTTCTCCTCCCAGGTAAAAAAGGTAGGTGGGCACCAAGGGAAGCACGCAAGGGGAGAGGAAGGAGAGCACCCCCGCCAAGAAGGCTGCGCCCAAGGAAAGCGTCATGCTCCCATCCTAGGGCAAGGTGAGCCAGGGGAAACGGCGCTGGGTCTCCGGGTCCAGGTGCAAAAGCTCCCGGGCCGGCATGCGCACCTGGGGCAAGGTCTTTTGGTTGATGGGCTCGTCCGCTTCGATGATGCCGTTCATGTAAAGGAGGAAAGCCACCAGGTGGTAGACCTCCTCGTCGGTGAGGGTGCCTTCCTGGCCGAAGGGCATGGCCCGGCGGATGTAATCGTACAGGGTGGTGGCGTACTGCCAGTAGTTGCCGATGGCGTACTCCACGGGCTCCGTGTCCGGGGTGATGGGGAAGGGCTCGGCCACCAAGCGGTTGAAGGGGTAGCCTTCCCCCCGGGCCCCGTGGCAGGAAGCGCACTTCTCGGCGTAGATCCGCTCCCCCTCCTCCACCCTTCCCTCCCCCGGGGGAAGCCCCCGGCCATCGGGCAGGACCACGGGCCTGAGGTCGTACTGGGCCGCAAGCTCCTCGCTGATGGGGGTGCCCAGGCCATACCGCGCCCCCACCGCCAAGCCCAAGAGGACCACGGCGAAGAAGAGTTTCCTAGCCATCAAACACCTCCCCGTCGCACCCGCCCACGGAGCCCACGGCTTGGGCGCCCACGGGCCGATCCCCGTTCACCACCCGGCCGTCGGGCAGGATGCGCCAAGCCTGGATGGCGTTGTAGTGGTAGCGGTTGTTCTTCCCCCAGCGCTGGAAGAACTCCTCCCGGGTGGGCTGGGTGTTGCCCTTCTCGTCCCAAGCCCGGCTCCAAAGCACCACCTCCTCCCCCCGCCACTGCCAGGGCATCTTGAAGCGCACGAAGGCGTAGCGCTCCACGGGGGCCTCGAGGGTAGCCTGCCGCCAGGTCCTGCCCTCGTCCAAGGAGATCTCCACCTTGGTCACCCGGCCAAACCCGCTCCAAGCCAGGCCCCGGATCTCGTGGAACCCGGGCTTGATGGCCTGCCCCCCCGAGGGGTAGGTGATGATGGACTGGGGCTCCATGACCCAGGTGAAGGCCAGCACCTTCCCGTCCGCCATGACGTCCGTGTACTCGCTGGTCTCGTCCTTGGCCATGGCGGGCAGGTCCGTGACCAGGATGCGCCGGAGCCACTTCACCTGGATGCTCCCCTCCCAGCCCGGCACCACCAGGCGCACGGGGTAACCCTGCTCGGGGCGGAGGGCCTCCCCGTTTTGCGCATAGGCCACCAACACGTCCTCCATGGCCTTCTCCAAGGGAAGAGAGCGGGTATACATGGCAGCGTCCATCCCCTCCGGGATGAGCCACTTCGCCCCCGGCTTCACCCCCGCCTCCTTGAGGAGGAGGGCCAAGGGCACCCCCGTCCAGCTGGCGTTGGAGGCGAGCCCCCGGCTCCGGGTGGCGGTGAGGTTGGGGTCAGGGGGATTACGGTAGCCGTTTTGCCCGTTTCCGGCACACTCGATGAAGTAGGTGCGGGTCACGGAGGGAAAGCGCTTGAGGTCCTCCAAGGTGAAGACCAAAGGCCTTTCCACCATCCCGTGGATCACCAAGCGGTAGTGCTTGGGGTCCACCTGGGGCACCCCGGCGTGGTGGCGCTCAAAGTGGAGGCCGTTGGGGGTGATAACCCCCTCCAGCCGCTCTAAGGGGGCGAAGTCCGCCCCCGAGTGGCGGGTGCGCAGGTTGGGGGAGATGTAGCGCACCACCTCTTCCTCAAAGGGGCTCCTACTCCCGTACTCGGAAAGGGGAGCCCCCAGGGTCTTGGTAGGGGCGAAGGTTTCCTCGCTCCAGGGAACCCCTTGGGCCCGGGCCTTGAGAAGGCCCAGGAGGCCTCCTGCGCCAAGAAGCCGGAAGAACTTCCTTCGGTCCATATACCCTCCTATCGTATCTGCCGGGCAAAAGAAAACCCCGCCCCCAGAAGGGGCGGGGCCTAAGGCCTTAGGCAGGGCCGAACATGTCGTTCCAGAGGCCATTAGCCCAGCCGAAGGCCGCCTCGCCGTTGGCCTTGGAACGCTGGTTGTCCACGGCGCTTTGGGCCTTGATCTGCTTGGCCGCCTCGTCCCAGGAGTAGTTGGCGGAAACCCAGATGGCCTCCTCCGAGTCCACGAAGGAGTAGCAGATGTTCTGGGGCAACTCTGGGGGGATCTCCGCCAAGGGCTTGCCCTTCAGGCGCTCCACCAGGTGCCGGGCCACGATGGTGCCGGAAACGTAGGCCACCATGCCGCTTTTGGGGTAGGGGGTATTGCCGGTGATGTCCCCCACCAGGTAGACCCGGTCATCCTTTTCCGAGAGGAAGTAGGGGATGCGCACGTTGGCCCAGCGCTCCCCAAGCCCCGCAGTGCGCACCAGCTCCCCCGCCTTCATGGGGGGGATGATATTCGCCAGGGTAAAGGGCACCTCCCCCAACTCGGTGAGGACCTGCTTTTTCTCGTAATCCAGCCCAGTGATGAGGGTGTTGGGCACGTACTCCAGGTAGTCCTTGTAAAGGTCGTTGTAGGCGGCCAGGAAGCCCGGGGCCTTGGACACGGGCTGCGGGTTGGCGTCCAGAACGATGACCTTCCCCTTCACCCCTTTGGTCTTGAGCCGCCACGCCAGCATGGCTGCCCGCTCGTAGGGGCCCGGGGGGCAGCGGTAGGGGGGGGTGGGAATGTACAGGACCAGCTCCCCGCCCGTTTCATCAAACTGGTCCAGCATGCGCCTTAGAGCGATGTGCTCAAAGGGCTTGAAGCCCACGGGCAGGAGGTGTTTCACCTCGGCGTAGCCGGGGATGGCCTCGTACATGTAGTCGATGCCAGGGGCCAGGACCAGGAAGTCGTAGGCCACGTACCCCCCAGTGGTGCGCACCAGGCGGCGGTCACGGTTGATGTCCAAGACCTTTTCCTGGACGAAGATGACCCCGTCCTTGACCACGTTGGTATAGTCGAAGACGAGCCATTCCAGAGGCTTCACCCCTGCCAGGAAGAGGTTGGACATGGGGCAGGACATGAAGATGGGCTTCTGCTCGATGAGGACTACCTCCACGTCCACCCCGGACTGCACCAGCTTCCGCGCCACCGTGGTCCCGCCCCAGCCGCCCCCGATGACCACCACCCGGGGCTTGCGGGTGCGGGGGAGCAAGGTGGCGGGGCTGGCGTAAAACTCCTGGGCAAAAGCCTTGCCCCCTAGAGCGCTCGCCGCCGCCAAGGCAGCCCCCGATTTTAGTAGATCCCTACGGTTTACCTTACCCATACGTCTCCCTCCTTCATTGGCCTGGGCGGTAAGGCTCCCCGCCCACGGCTTCCAGGATGCCGGTCATCACCTGCCTGGCTTCTTGGAGCATCGTAACCGCCGGCGAGCCCATGACCCCCGGCATGATGGTCATGAGCATGGGCTCGATGGCCCCCACCAGAACGTCCGGGCCCATCTGCATGGCAAAGAAGCGGCAAGGGGCGGCGAACCCCCCGGCGGGCTGGGTGAGGAACATGATGCGGGCCCACTCGCTCTTGCAGGGCATGATCACGGTGACGGGGCCCACCTGGACGTGGGGCAAGAGGTTGAGCCCAGCGGAGGTAAGCTCGGTTTCCACCATGAGGACCACGTCCTCCACCTTAGCCCCCCGCACCCGGTAAAGGAGGGCGGGCATCATGCCGCTCCTGGGGTCGGGCATCATGGCGGGAGAAACCTTGCGCACCAGACCGAGCCGACCCAAGGCAGCCTCCAGGCGCCAGGTGAGGCGCTCCACCTCGCCGCCATAGACCCCGAGCATCCCGAAGAGAAGCCGCCCATCAAAGGTGCCCACCAGGTACCTCTCCCCTTCCCCGGTAATGAAGACCGTGGGGGGCAGGACGATGGCCGCCATGGGGTTCTTGCTCACCGCCTCCAGGCTCCCCTTTTCCGGCTTGAGGACCACGAGGCGGTAGTCGGGGAAGCCTGGGCCCGTGACCTGGCGCACCTGCTCCCCCAGGTTGAGGACCCGGTCGGCCTCGAGGCCCACCGCCTTCAGGGCGGCCAGCGTCCGCCCCTCCACCGCTTCCAGGTTCCCCCGGACCTCCACCAGCAAAGATTGGGCCAGGGAAAAGCCCAAAACCGCCACCAGCGCCAAGAGTCTTTTCATGATCTTCCCTCCACTTCCAAGCCAGCGTCCAGCCAGCCTTTGTACCCATGGGCGATATTCTTGGCGTTCTTGTAGCCTAAAGCCTGAAGGTAAGCCGCCACCACCGCAGAAACGCTCCCCGAGTTGCAGTAGACGAGGATGAGCCTCTCCTTGTCCTGGGGAAGCTCAGCCAAGCGGTCCGGTACCTGGCCGGCATAGATGTGCACCGAGCCCGGGATGTAACCCTTCCTCCGCTCCTCCGCCGTGCGCACATCCAGGATGAAAGGCTCAAAGAGTAGGAGATCCTTAGCCTCCGTGGGGTAGACCAGGTAGCTCGCTGGGGGCACCCGCTGCAAAAACGCCCCAAAGGCCTTTACCCAGTCCGCCCCTTCCTCCCCCCGGGCTTTCAGGAGGAAAAGGGGCAAAAGGGCGAGGAGGTGGCGGCGGCGCATAGCTAACGGGTGAAGAAGGGCAATTCCTCAAAGGAGTGCCCCGCCTTGGTAGCCTCGGCCAGAATGTAGACGGTAAGGGCGATGTGGGGTTCTGAGTAGAAGTCTGGCTTAGGGATGCCGATAGACTCGTAGCAGAAGTTAATGCGGTCCTCCATGGTGTAGAGCTTGTCCTCCTCAAAACGGTAGGCGGGCCACTCGTTCCCAAGACCCTGCTTAGGGCTACGCACCGGGGAAAGCCGCACCCTATGCCCGGCGTACTGCTCGTGGCAGACGGCGCAGCTCATGTCCCGGGCCCCCGCCCGCTGGTACCAAAGCTCCCGCCCCAGGTTGTACATGGCCAGCTCCTCTGGGTGCTTGGGCACCACCTGGATCTTGGCCTTGGAGGAGAAGGAGGCGATGTAGGTGGTGATGGCCTTCACCTCGTCCCGCTTGATCTCCTCGGGCTTAAAGCCCTGCACCCGCTGCATGCAGGTGTAGACCCGGGTTTCCAGGTCCTCCACCCGCTTGGTGTCGGGGAAGTACTTGGGTAAAATGGCGTAGACGCCCTCCAAAACCCCGGGGCCTTTGCCGAAGTCGCAGGCCTCGAGGGTCTTGCCGCTTGGGCCCTTGCGGAAGAAGAGTTCCTTGCCCTCTTCCACGTACAGTTCCCCGGGCAAAACCCCAAAGGTTTCCAGGTACATCTGCCGCTGGCGCATGGCCTCTTCGAAGGGGTCCAGGGGCTTTTCCCCTTGGGTGTAGGCCCAAAGCCCCACCAAGGCACCCAAGGCCACAAGACCAATGAGCAAGATGCGGTTCCTAGACTTCATGGCTCACCTCCGGTTGATGGGGGATTCGGGGTCCAGGAGGAAGGCCACCAAATCGGCGGTTTCCTCGGGGGTGAAGAGGCCGTGCACCCCACCCCGGTACATGAGGGAACAAGGGACGAAGGCCCAAGCGTTGTAGATCTTCTCGTAGGTGTAGCGCACCACCGCCTCCGCCGTGCCCCGCTGGCCGTAGCCCGTGAGGCTCGGCCCCATGGTGCCGTGGGCCACCTCCTTGGGGTCCCCGGCGTGGCAGGCGTAGCAGTTGCCCCGCTTGGGGTCGGTGAAGACCTTTTCCCCGTTCTTCCAATCCCCCATCAACTTCCCGTTCGCCGGGTACCGGATGAGGGCCTTCTGCTCCGCCAGGAACCCCGGGATGAGGTCGGGAGGAAGCTTGTCGCGGTACTGGGAGCAAAGGGCCTGGGCTTTGTCCTGGGAGCGCATCACGCTGGCGAACTCGTGCCCTCCCGAATGCAATAGGGCCTCGAGACGAGCCCGGAAGGGACTCACCTGGGAAAGGGCCACACCCATAGCCAACAAGCCTAGGATCAAGAACCCTATTCGTTTCATCCCATCACCTCCGGCACGCGGTAGTTGCGTCCTATTACCTTCACGTTGGGCTCCGGCAAGACCCTGACCCGGCCCACCCCCTTGAGGTACTCCTCCAAGACCGCATAGATGGGCTTGGGCTCAAAGCCGGGCTTGGCCTCCCCCACCCGCTGGAGCCTTCCCCCGTAGGCGGCCACCAGGTAGCGGCGGCCTGGGTCTAAGGGCTTACCCCCCACCCGTAGCTCCCGCACCCGCTTGCCCGTGGGGGCGTCGGGGTCCAGAACGTAGGAAAGGCCAAAGGTGCGGCTCACGTCCCCGCCTTGCTGGTAGAAGGGATCGGGGGTGAAGACGTTGCTGGCGATGTCCTCCAAGACGCTTTGTATCTGCTCTCCCCGCAGGTAAAAGAGGTAGAGCTCAGGGTACGTGAAGCCGGTATAGGCATAGAGGTGGTCCCGGGTGATGGCCTGCCCCGGAAGAAGCGTGGTGCCCCAACGCACCGCGGGGCTAAAAACCACCTCCACCTCCGGGTAGAGGGCCTTCACCGCCTGGCCCACCAGGTGGTCCCAGGTGGAGTACAGGGTATCCCGCTTGTAAAGCAGGCTCTCCGTGACCGCCAAGGGAGCGAAGAGGTGCGCTTGGTGCGGGGCCACTTTTTCCGAAAGCCAGCCTTCCACGTCCTGAGCCTTCGGCAAGTGGTCCGCCAATACCGGCAGGACCCGCACCCGTAGGTTGGCGATGCCCCCCTTCTTCAGCTTCAGGTCCACCCGCATTAGCGCCTTTCCGGCGGCGCTCCCCGCCACCAACCAGGTCTTTCCCACCCGCCAGGGCGAGGGGGTGAGGTCGTGGGTATGCCCGGAAAGGATGAGGTCCAGACCCCGGATCCGCTCCGCCAAGGCGGCGTCCAACTGCATGCCGTTATGGGAAAGGAGCACCACGGCATCCGCCCCTTCGGCCCGGGCAGCGTCCACCGCCTCTTGGAGCCTGCGCTCGTCCAAGGCGAAGGAAAGCCCCTCGGTGAAGCTTTCCGGGTGGGACACCTTCACGTACGGGTAGGTGGCCCCCACCACGGCCAAGGTGTAGCGCCCTGCGGGGTGGAGGCGGTAGGCAGGGAAGAGGGGATCGCCAAAAAGCTCGTCCACCACGTTGTAGGAAAGATGCTCCCCGCGGAACTTCCCAAAAAGCT
The Thermus sp. LT1-2-5 genome window above contains:
- a CDS encoding rhodanese-like domain-containing protein, which produces MRRRHLLALLPLFLLKARGEEGADWVKAFGAFLQRVPPASYLVYPTEAKDLLLFEPFILDVRTAEERRKGYIPGSVHIYAGQVPDRLAELPQDKERLILVYCNSGSVSAVVAAYLQALGYKNAKNIAHGYKGWLDAGLEVEGRS
- the soxA gene encoding sulfur oxidation c-type cytochrome SoxA translates to MKSRNRILLIGLVALGALVGLWAYTQGEKPLDPFEEAMRQRQMYLETFGVLPGELYVEEGKELFFRKGPSGKTLEACDFGKGPGVLEGVYAILPKYFPDTKRVEDLETRVYTCMQRVQGFKPEEIKRDEVKAITTYIASFSSKAKIQVVPKHPEELAMYNLGRELWYQRAGARDMSCAVCHEQYAGHRVRLSPVRSPKQGLGNEWPAYRFEEDKLYTMEDRINFCYESIGIPKPDFYSEPHIALTVYILAEATKAGHSFEELPFFTR
- the soxB gene encoding thiosulfohydrolase SoxB produces the protein MNRREALFLLSTLAGLGPKALAQVLANPARLYDLPPYGEATLLYFSDLHGQVFPHYFMEPPNLIAPKALMGRPGYLTGEAVLRYYGVARGTPLAYLLSYLDFVELARAYGPIGGVAALTALIRDQKARAEAEGAKVLVLDGGDTWTNSGLSLLTQGEALVEWQNLAGVDHMVSHWEWTLGRERMEELFGKFRGEHLSYNVVDELFGDPLFPAYRLHPAGRYTLAVVGATYPYVKVSHPESFTEGLSFALDERRLQEAVDAARAEGADAVVLLSHNGMQLDAALAERIRGLDLILSGHTHDLTPSPWRVGKTWLVAGSAAGKALMRVDLKLKKGGIANLRVRVLPVLADHLPKAQDVEGWLSEKVAPHQAHLFAPLAVTESLLYKRDTLYSTWDHLVGQAVKALYPEVEVVFSPAVRWGTTLLPGQAITRDHLYAYTGFTYPELYLFYLRGEQIQSVLEDIASNVFTPDPFYQQGGDVSRTFGLSYVLDPDAPTGKRVRELRVGGKPLDPGRRYLVAAYGGRLQRVGEAKPGFEPKPIYAVLEEYLKGVGRVRVLPEPNVKVIGRNYRVPEVMG
- a CDS encoding heme exporter protein CcmB — protein: MGRVWLLALRDLRLEVRDRAGVLSALTFLAVMLFIMALALGPEEGTLRRAAPGVLWVALAFLATLLSGRAFALEVEDATLDDLLLTPGGKEWVYFGKLLFQMLLLLPFSALALFLAALLFYLPLEKALPLFLTLALGGLGYASVATFYAGLLARLRGREVLLPLLLFSLVVPVVLAGVRATAGLLEGLPLVEVASWWQLLLVFDVVYLTAGALLFPVVMEG
- a CDS encoding ATP-binding cassette domain-containing protein; amino-acid sequence: MLRLEAVSKRFGREWVLRDLNLSLARGEVVALLGPNGSGKTTLLRLMAGLLKPTRGRVVREGRALFLANPPAFHRHLTAKEHLFYDLAFHGGKGDWREALARYGLPEDLPLAAFSSGMKKRLALARLELLSPDLWLLDEPETALDQEGRELLLRALARARERGGVVFATHDRALAEVAADRILWLGAA
- the soxX gene encoding sulfur oxidation c-type cytochrome SoxX produces the protein MKRIGFLILGLLAMGVALSQVSPFRARLEALLHSGGHEFASVMRSQDKAQALCSQYRDKLPPDLIPGFLAEQKALIRYPANGKLMGDWKNGEKVFTDPKRGNCYACHAGDPKEVAHGTMGPSLTGYGQRGTAEAVVRYTYEKIYNAWAFVPCSLMYRGGVHGLFTPEETADLVAFLLDPESPINRR
- the soxC gene encoding sulfite dehydrogenase, translating into MDRRKFFRLLGAGGLLGLLKARAQGVPWSEETFAPTKTLGAPLSEYGSRSPFEEEVVRYISPNLRTRHSGADFAPLERLEGVITPNGLHFERHHAGVPQVDPKHYRLVIHGMVERPLVFTLEDLKRFPSVTRTYFIECAGNGQNGYRNPPDPNLTATRSRGLASNASWTGVPLALLLKEAGVKPGAKWLIPEGMDAAMYTRSLPLEKAMEDVLVAYAQNGEALRPEQGYPVRLVVPGWEGSIQVKWLRRILVTDLPAMAKDETSEYTDVMADGKVLAFTWVMEPQSIITYPSGGQAIKPGFHEIRGLAWSGFGRVTKVEISLDEGRTWRQATLEAPVERYAFVRFKMPWQWRGEEVVLWSRAWDEKGNTQPTREEFFQRWGKNNRYHYNAIQAWRILPDGRVVNGDRPVGAQAVGSVGGCDGEVFDG
- a CDS encoding FAD-dependent oxidoreductase codes for the protein MGKVNRRDLLKSGAALAAASALGGKAFAQEFYASPATLLPRTRKPRVVVIGGGWGGTTVARKLVQSGVDVEVVLIEQKPIFMSCPMSNLFLAGVKPLEWLVFDYTNVVKDGVIFVQEKVLDINRDRRLVRTTGGYVAYDFLVLAPGIDYMYEAIPGYAEVKHLLPVGFKPFEHIALRRMLDQFDETGGELVLYIPTPPYRCPPGPYERAAMLAWRLKTKGVKGKVIVLDANPQPVSKAPGFLAAYNDLYKDYLEYVPNTLITGLDYEKKQVLTELGEVPFTLANIIPPMKAGELVRTAGLGERWANVRIPYFLSEKDDRVYLVGDITGNTPYPKSGMVAYVSGTIVARHLVERLKGKPLAEIPPELPQNICYSFVDSEEAIWVSANYSWDEAAKQIKAQSAVDNQRSKANGEAAFGWANGLWNDMFGPA
- a CDS encoding cytochrome c, whose amino-acid sequence is MARKLFFAVVLLGLAVGARYGLGTPISEELAAQYDLRPVVLPDGRGLPPGEGRVEEGERIYAEKCASCHGARGEGYPFNRLVAEPFPITPDTEPVEYAIGNYWQYATTLYDYIRRAMPFGQEGTLTDEEVYHLVAFLLYMNGIIEADEPINQKTLPQVRMPARELLHLDPETQRRFPWLTLP
- the ccdA gene encoding cytochrome c biogenesis protein CcdA: MTLSLGAAFLAGVLSFLSPCVLPLVPTYLFYLGGERGRPLFNALFFVLGFGAVFFLLGLPFTLLGGLLFEHRQTLARVGGVVLVLFGLYMLGLRPKWGVSLRYEGETGRPLGAFLLGATLALGWTPCIGPILGAILTLTAVGGGVGFLLAYILGLAVPFLLVALFAERLKGWLRRAGRLSHYVEVFAGVVLVLVGVLLFTGTYSALNTFFLRITPEWLQKYL
- a CDS encoding translation initiation factor 2 produces the protein MKRLLALVAVLGFSLAQSLLVEVRGNLEAVEGRTLAALKAVGLEADRVLNLGEQVRQVTGPGFPDYRLVVLKPEKGSLEAVSKNPMAAIVLPPTVFITGEGERYLVGTFDGRLLFGMLGVYGGEVERLTWRLEAALGRLGLVRKVSPAMMPDPRSGMMPALLYRVRGAKVEDVVLMVETELTSAGLNLLPHVQVGPVTVIMPCKSEWARIMFLTQPAGGFAAPCRFFAMQMGPDVLVGAIEPMLMTIMPGVMGSPAVTMLQEARQVMTGILEAVGGEPYRPGQ